One part of the Oceanisphaera sp. IT1-181 genome encodes these proteins:
- a CDS encoding ParB/RepB/Spo0J family partition protein, with amino-acid sequence MKTNEMKAKKQKREAFLPGNDISASELLEKSVQDSFLSDSAARKGEISLNLGNGQTAEFKLHIIEPQDILTKTAVFEGNDRIQETLNSLTLNDILPSIRKHGISYPAIGRMMGNGVIDVVDGSRRRFACHLAKQPYLIYVTDSDKVTQTVAKHLSDVGNLYKPLSQYEQGRRYQSMVDAGMSQADVAREECISRAKVTQAISAYVLPMIFYKSFASGFDIGRPTITRLRQIYELAVSANIQDELLDAVKQISPESIARTVSVDTVGLSRIVKALMTESKRNGESVSHLEQALSFAHLQELLAHPDLVDQLGIAEKINQVLDKKAFSEIRDVQTMLNLDEDSKPYDTTPFFEGDVVNVGRKVLKDGSVQFVFRKMTEHQKEDIDKLILEYLNRK; translated from the coding sequence ATGAAAACCAATGAGATGAAAGCTAAGAAACAAAAAAGAGAAGCCTTTTTGCCTGGTAACGATATTAGTGCTTCTGAGCTTCTTGAGAAGTCAGTTCAGGATAGCTTCTTGAGTGATTCTGCCGCGCGTAAAGGGGAGATTTCACTTAACTTGGGAAATGGCCAAACTGCTGAATTCAAACTGCATATTATTGAACCTCAGGATATTCTCACTAAAACAGCTGTTTTTGAGGGAAACGATCGGATACAAGAAACTCTTAACTCACTCACACTGAATGACATATTACCGTCAATACGTAAGCATGGAATAAGTTATCCTGCTATCGGCAGAATGATGGGAAATGGTGTGATTGACGTTGTTGATGGCTCTCGTCGCCGGTTCGCATGCCACTTAGCGAAGCAGCCTTATCTCATTTATGTAACAGATTCAGACAAGGTTACACAGACCGTTGCTAAACATTTATCAGACGTAGGTAATCTATATAAGCCTCTTTCTCAATATGAACAAGGGAGGCGTTATCAGTCTATGGTCGACGCCGGCATGAGCCAAGCTGATGTAGCCAGAGAAGAGTGCATTAGCCGAGCCAAAGTAACTCAAGCTATCAGTGCTTATGTGTTACCAATGATATTTTACAAATCGTTTGCTTCGGGTTTTGATATTGGTCGTCCCACCATTACACGATTACGACAAATATACGAGCTCGCGGTTTCAGCTAACATCCAAGATGAGTTGCTGGATGCGGTGAAGCAAATAAGTCCTGAATCTATCGCTAGAACTGTATCAGTTGATACAGTGGGTTTATCCAGGATAGTGAAAGCACTTATGACTGAGTCCAAGCGTAACGGTGAAAGTGTAAGTCACTTAGAGCAGGCTTTATCGTTTGCTCATCTTCAAGAGTTACTGGCTCACCCAGACCTTGTGGATCAGTTGGGCATAGCGGAAAAAATCAATCAAGTGCTAGATAAAAAAGCATTTAGTGAGATTAGAGACGTGCAAACGATGCTTAATCTTGATGAAGACAGTAAGCCATATGACACAACACCCTTCTTTGAGGGAGATGTTGTTAATGTTGGCCGAAAAGTCTTAAAAGATGGTTCAGTACAGTTTGTCTTTCGGAAGATGACCGAGCATCAAAAAGAAGACATAGATAAACTTATTCTCGAATACTTGAATAGAAAATAG
- a CDS encoding DUF1819 family protein, which produces MNVKEYLGDIIGGSLMVSESRVMADTLLQQPSEEQWKHAVIEQNILQKNSPQTAIRYARTLRWRLEPLGADFMRELVEAEERVCIQMLLLALLLNSPVLVDFMKTTITDARRTYQPSLDADAWSEFYQYRIQAHPELGKFSESSIKKMGNNAIKILADAGYLNSTRGKQLQPVYLLPEVKSWLQKLEREDLEPVMECTL; this is translated from the coding sequence ATGAATGTAAAAGAATATTTAGGTGACATCATTGGTGGTAGCTTGATGGTTTCAGAGAGCCGAGTGATGGCAGATACCCTGCTTCAGCAGCCTTCAGAAGAGCAGTGGAAACACGCCGTTATTGAACAAAATATTCTGCAAAAAAACTCACCACAAACGGCTATTCGTTATGCTCGTACGCTGCGCTGGCGGCTAGAGCCGCTCGGTGCAGACTTTATGCGAGAGTTAGTCGAGGCAGAAGAGCGGGTATGTATTCAGATGCTATTGCTTGCGCTGCTGCTTAACTCACCGGTGTTAGTTGATTTTATGAAAACGACAATCACAGATGCACGGCGCACATACCAGCCATCGCTAGATGCTGACGCTTGGAGTGAGTTCTATCAATATCGTATTCAGGCGCATCCAGAGTTAGGAAAGTTCTCTGAATCGAGCATCAAAAAAATGGGCAACAACGCCATTAAAATTTTGGCCGATGCCGGGTACTTAAACAGCACCCGAGGCAAGCAGCTACAGCCGGTCTATTTACTGCCGGAAGTTAAAAGCTGGCTGCAAAAGCTTGAGCGTGAAGACTTAGAGCCCGTCATGGAGTGCACTTTATGA
- a CDS encoding DUF1788 domain-containing protein, with the protein MKTLQARLDLIQERIECAKFLKNDGLGNEIGFWVFDYPAKYELLVRGQLIHLTERLTNRNYQFVHINLFQILVDMLTERGLFDRACTREQQAGLASLRKTLAGPLSQAKVAEYIAQKVQPEKLQFLLVSGLGNAWPLVRGHELLSALQDVMGHTPLVLFYPGEYSGRDLYPFGMIESRNYYRAFKLVPEDGNKILNG; encoded by the coding sequence ATGAAAACCCTACAAGCGCGGCTTGATCTTATTCAAGAGCGTATTGAGTGCGCGAAGTTTTTAAAAAATGATGGCTTAGGTAATGAGATTGGCTTTTGGGTTTTTGACTATCCCGCTAAGTATGAGTTGCTTGTTCGTGGCCAACTTATACATCTCACAGAGCGCCTGACTAACCGCAACTACCAATTTGTGCACATCAACTTATTCCAAATACTGGTCGATATGCTGACCGAACGAGGCTTATTTGATCGCGCTTGCACCCGAGAACAACAAGCTGGCCTAGCTAGTTTACGAAAAACCCTGGCCGGTCCTCTTAGTCAGGCTAAAGTAGCCGAGTATATCGCGCAAAAAGTTCAGCCGGAGAAGTTACAATTTTTATTGGTGTCGGGTTTGGGGAATGCTTGGCCACTGGTGCGGGGGCACGAGCTATTGAGCGCCCTACAAGATGTGATGGGACATACTCCTTTGGTGCTATTTTATCCTGGTGAATACAGCGGCCGCGACTTATACCCTTTTGGTATGATTGAGTCTCGCAATTACTATCGCGCTTTTAAGTTGGTTCCTGAAGATGGTAATAAAATATTGAACGGCTAA